A genomic window from Streptomyces sp. MST-110588 includes:
- a CDS encoding phytanoyl-CoA dioxygenase family protein, whose protein sequence is MDDTTLVSRFLRDGFVKLEGAVAPRVAADCARLLWRETGCDPDDPATWTRPVHWVPGMGQGPFAAAPNSPALHRAYDLLVGAGRWEPRYSLGTFPLRFPHPEEPDDAGWHIEGSYLPEGESWYFTNLRSRGRALLMLFLFSEVGEEDAPTRIRVGSHLDVPKVLEEYGEDGAGGLALAPDLVAASDHRDVALATGSPGDVFLCHPFLVHAAQPHHGVRPRFMAQPPLLPAAPYELERADGAYSPVEIAIRRGLGLDTPGPDGDGTEAGTGTGAGAGAGHSAG, encoded by the coding sequence ATGGATGACACGACTTTGGTATCCCGTTTCCTGCGTGACGGCTTCGTGAAGCTGGAGGGTGCCGTGGCGCCGCGGGTGGCCGCGGACTGCGCGCGGCTGCTGTGGCGGGAGACGGGCTGTGACCCGGACGATCCGGCGACATGGACGCGGCCCGTGCACTGGGTGCCGGGCATGGGGCAGGGGCCGTTCGCCGCCGCTCCCAACTCCCCGGCGCTGCATCGTGCGTACGACCTGCTCGTCGGCGCGGGGCGCTGGGAGCCGCGCTATTCGCTGGGCACCTTCCCGCTGCGGTTCCCGCATCCGGAGGAGCCGGACGACGCGGGCTGGCACATCGAGGGGAGCTATCTGCCGGAGGGGGAGAGCTGGTACTTCACCAACCTGCGCTCCCGGGGCCGGGCGCTGCTGATGCTGTTCTTGTTCAGCGAGGTGGGGGAGGAGGACGCCCCGACCCGGATCCGGGTCGGCTCCCATCTGGACGTGCCGAAGGTGCTGGAGGAGTACGGGGAGGACGGGGCCGGCGGGCTGGCCCTGGCGCCGGATCTGGTGGCGGCGTCCGACCACCGGGACGTCGCCCTGGCCACCGGGTCCCCGGGCGACGTCTTTTTGTGCCATCCGTTTCTGGTGCACGCGGCGCAGCCGCACCACGGGGTACGGCCGCGCTTCATGGCCCAGCCGCCGCTGCTGCCGGCCGCGCCGTACGAGCTGGAGCGGGCCGACGGCGCCTACTCCCCCGTGGAGATCGCGATCCGCCGCGGTCTGGGACTGGACACGCCCGGCCCGGACGGGGACGGCACCGAAGCCGGGACCGGAACCGGGGCCGGGGCCGGCGCCGGCCACAGCGCCGGATAG
- a CDS encoding class I SAM-dependent methyltransferase, protein MSTAEEQAPTATPAEVNNYDSFAEAYSALSETSLINAYYERPAMLSLAGAVAGRRILDAGCGSGPLFAALRDRGALVTGIDSSAGMLELARRRLGADADLRVADLSDPLPFADGAFDDVLASLVLHYLEDWGPALAEMRRVLRPGGRLIASVQHPFVDYAIHHPRPDYSATTSYTDDWADLVGQPAPMTFWRRPLHAMTDAFTTAGFRLAVISEPQPDPAGRELYPDDFQRLSAGMCFLFFVLEVPPATGSAG, encoded by the coding sequence ATGTCCACCGCCGAAGAACAGGCCCCGACCGCAACTCCGGCCGAGGTGAACAACTATGACAGCTTCGCCGAGGCGTACTCGGCCCTGAGCGAGACCAGTCTCATCAACGCCTATTACGAGCGGCCCGCGATGCTGTCCCTCGCCGGGGCCGTGGCCGGCCGCCGGATCCTCGACGCCGGCTGCGGCTCCGGTCCCCTGTTCGCCGCGTTACGTGATCGGGGTGCCCTCGTCACCGGTATCGACTCCAGCGCCGGGATGCTGGAGCTGGCGCGGCGGCGGCTGGGGGCCGACGCGGACCTGCGCGTGGCCGACCTGAGCGACCCGCTGCCGTTCGCCGACGGCGCGTTCGACGATGTCCTCGCGTCGCTGGTCCTGCACTATCTGGAGGACTGGGGGCCGGCGCTGGCCGAGATGCGGCGGGTGCTCAGGCCCGGCGGCCGACTGATCGCGTCGGTGCAGCACCCTTTCGTGGACTACGCGATCCACCATCCTCGGCCCGACTACTCCGCGACCACCAGCTACACCGACGACTGGGCCGACCTGGTGGGACAGCCCGCCCCGATGACCTTCTGGCGCAGGCCGCTGCACGCGATGACCGACGCCTTCACCACGGCCGGCTTCCGCCTGGCCGTCATCAGCGAGCCACAGCCCGATCCGGCCGGCCGCGAGCTGTACCCCGACGACTTCCAGCGCCTCTCGGCCGGCATGTGCTTCCTGTTCTTCGTCCTGGAGGTGCCCCCGGCCACCGGCTCGGCCGGGTAA
- a CDS encoding SagB/ThcOx family dehydrogenase codes for MRYRRSRCLTCYWRDGLFIVHPYPHGTPTSLHPVAVEVCSAFEEWAVPAEAAKVLDHLTPETVQEAVAVLTEAGVLLAEDSPDADRDEEIDRHWAAWSPEASFLHYATQNDYLESPYTRDTLDTPNMPDAPDTRVNDEDPDAAPDATRLPPLFTGYPDAPRLPLPRSRAGLHAPYEQVLHSRRTHRDFSPAPVSMTALATLLSTVFGPVDFIDSGHGALYRRTSPSGGSRQELDAYVGALNVTGLAPGWYHYNCLEHSLELRTEGLLREEAAHLCADQDWAGDTAFLVVLAARLERMSVKYRTPRCYRVCLLNAGHLGQTFALTATALGLGPAQTGAFHDALIAERCLLDNTGHTPLYVLGAGHPSPSAPNEPPPATLTAFTHTPLHATGRPRRDTAG; via the coding sequence GTGCGTTACCGCCGTTCCCGTTGTCTGACCTGCTACTGGCGCGACGGCCTGTTCATCGTCCACCCCTATCCCCACGGCACTCCCACCTCCCTGCATCCGGTGGCCGTCGAGGTCTGCTCCGCGTTCGAGGAATGGGCCGTGCCCGCCGAGGCCGCCAAGGTGCTCGACCACCTCACGCCCGAGACCGTCCAGGAGGCCGTGGCCGTCCTCACGGAGGCCGGGGTGCTGCTGGCCGAGGACAGCCCGGACGCCGACCGTGACGAGGAGATCGACCGCCACTGGGCCGCCTGGTCGCCCGAGGCGTCGTTCCTCCATTACGCCACGCAGAACGACTACCTCGAATCGCCCTATACGCGCGACACCCTAGACACACCCAATATGCCCGATGCGCCCGATACCCGGGTCAACGACGAGGACCCCGACGCGGCGCCGGACGCGACCCGGCTGCCGCCGCTGTTCACCGGCTACCCGGACGCCCCGCGGCTGCCGCTGCCCCGCTCCCGTGCCGGCCTGCACGCTCCGTACGAGCAGGTGCTCCACAGCCGTCGTACGCACCGTGACTTCAGCCCGGCCCCCGTGTCGATGACGGCTCTGGCCACCTTGCTCTCCACGGTCTTCGGCCCGGTGGACTTCATCGACAGCGGCCACGGGGCGCTCTACCGCCGCACCAGCCCCTCCGGCGGCTCCCGACAGGAGCTCGACGCCTACGTCGGCGCGCTCAACGTCACCGGCCTCGCCCCTGGCTGGTACCACTACAACTGCCTGGAACACTCCCTGGAGCTGCGCACCGAGGGTCTGCTCCGCGAAGAGGCCGCGCACCTGTGCGCGGATCAGGACTGGGCCGGTGACACCGCCTTCCTCGTGGTCCTCGCCGCCCGGCTGGAGCGGATGAGCGTGAAGTACCGCACTCCCCGTTGCTACCGCGTATGCCTGCTCAACGCCGGGCACCTGGGGCAGACCTTCGCGCTGACCGCCACCGCGCTGGGCCTCGGACCGGCCCAGACCGGTGCTTTCCACGACGCTCTGATCGCCGAGCGGTGCCTCCTGGACAACACCGGGCACACACCGCTGTACGTCTTGGGCGCCGG